From one Amycolatopsis sp. FDAARGOS 1241 genomic stretch:
- a CDS encoding DUF5313 family protein: MVSPRPGPIRWLRYVYGARLPDEYRPWVLHDATAPTWLLRFTFRVFIEVLPWLVAVFLLLFFLTPLPVGVILLALLMALLLGLFLTVTSADELAEVRLGKHGFPPGTGKAVRKRRGGASTWP; this comes from the coding sequence ATGGTCAGCCCACGACCGGGTCCGATCCGGTGGCTGCGCTACGTCTACGGCGCCCGCCTGCCCGACGAGTACCGCCCCTGGGTCCTCCACGACGCCACCGCCCCGACATGGCTGCTGCGGTTCACGTTCCGCGTGTTCATCGAGGTGCTGCCGTGGCTGGTGGCGGTGTTCCTGCTCCTGTTCTTCCTCACGCCGCTGCCGGTCGGCGTGATCCTCCTCGCGCTGCTCATGGCGCTGCTCTTGGGCCTGTTCCTGACCGTCACCAGCGCCGACGAGCTCGCCGAAGTCCGTCTCGGCAAACACGGTTTCCCGCCGGGCACGGGCAAGGCCGTCCGCAAACGCCGCGGCGGGGCATCCACCTGGCCGTGA
- a CDS encoding LacI family DNA-binding transcriptional regulator, whose protein sequence is MSESVPRPTISDVALAAGVSKSTVSRALNPEHRFFRSPSAARIREIAEGVGYEPNPVAANLRRQQTNTVGVLVPRLTDTVMAMFYEEVATACTRRGYHALVATSHDEPELERENGRMLLGRRVDGLILTTARTEGGFCEELLDRGVPHVLAVRTFGASAAATGDDRLGGYLATRHLVDLGHRRIALVAGPAYASSALGRRAGYEDALREAGLPVDPALVLPSTFSMESGEAAGRALLALDPRPTAVFAVNDNTAVGLLSAVQRAGVRVPDELSVVGYNDIPLAARLPVPLTTIRVPFTEIAGAAVDLLIDAVAGVSPSTRRFAPTLIPRGTTLRAG, encoded by the coding sequence ATGAGCGAGAGTGTGCCGCGGCCGACGATCAGCGACGTCGCGCTGGCCGCGGGCGTCAGCAAATCGACGGTGTCACGCGCGCTCAACCCGGAGCACCGGTTCTTCCGCAGCCCGTCGGCGGCGCGGATCCGGGAGATCGCCGAAGGCGTGGGCTACGAGCCCAATCCCGTCGCCGCCAATCTGCGGCGTCAGCAGACCAACACCGTCGGCGTGCTGGTGCCGCGGCTCACCGACACGGTGATGGCGATGTTCTACGAGGAGGTCGCCACCGCCTGCACGCGCCGCGGCTACCACGCGCTGGTCGCCACGTCGCACGACGAGCCGGAGCTCGAACGGGAGAACGGCCGGATGCTGCTCGGCCGGCGGGTCGACGGCCTCATCCTGACCACCGCCCGCACCGAAGGCGGCTTCTGCGAGGAACTGCTCGACCGCGGCGTCCCGCACGTGCTCGCCGTTCGCACGTTCGGCGCGAGTGCCGCCGCCACCGGCGACGACCGACTCGGCGGGTACCTGGCCACCCGCCACCTCGTGGACCTGGGCCACCGCCGGATCGCGCTCGTCGCCGGTCCGGCGTACGCGTCGAGTGCGCTGGGCCGCCGCGCCGGCTACGAGGACGCGCTGCGCGAAGCCGGCCTGCCCGTGGACCCGGCGCTCGTGCTGCCGTCGACGTTCAGCATGGAAAGCGGCGAGGCGGCGGGCCGTGCGCTGCTGGCCCTCGACCCACGCCCGACCGCGGTGTTCGCCGTCAATGACAACACCGCCGTCGGCCTGCTCTCGGCGGTGCAGCGGGCCGGCGTGCGGGTGCCGGACGAGCTGTCGGTGGTGGGGTACAACGACATCCCGCTGGCCGCGCGCCTGCCGGTGCCACTGACCACGATCCGGGTGCCGTTCACGGAGATCGCGGGCGCGGCGGTGGACCTGCTGATCGACGCGGTGGCGGGGGTTTCCCCGTCGACGCGCCGCTTCGCCCCGACGCTCATCCCGCGGGGGACGACGCTGCGGGCCGGGTGA
- a CDS encoding amidohydrolase: protein MEADETRHERVDREIEQLDDRLWSLAGDVCAGRDEESAAHLLTEPLEEAGFAVANRVAGLAGAITARHGEGRPGVALLLEYDGRPGAGLTAAAGLGAALATRRVTDGEPGSILVAGCPRDGIPALTAAGVFDDVDAALLFRPGAHSWSWAPLAARAEVRITVHGRAEHPPADAVAGLVQVFTAVAALQARLPAGSRAQGIITRGGESTESVPALAQARFGLSAPTTAALAKLLADVTACAEGAAIATGTKADIEHLGPGSSHFRDNPVLSNRFAAHLAARGILTTPPDLGTARGLSGIGDVSLKVPAIHPLVAIADPAHAGNSRGFAAATASPRARAVLHAAAAALGRTAVDLLAHPALVRQAWDCFADRARAERSGQEGS from the coding sequence ATGGAGGCCGACGAAACCCGGCACGAGCGGGTCGACCGTGAGATCGAGCAGCTGGACGACCGGCTGTGGTCGCTCGCCGGTGACGTGTGCGCCGGGCGGGACGAGGAATCGGCCGCCCACCTGCTGACCGAGCCGCTCGAAGAGGCCGGTTTCGCGGTCGCGAACCGGGTCGCCGGGCTCGCGGGCGCGATCACCGCCCGCCACGGCGAGGGCCGCCCTGGGGTGGCGCTGCTGCTGGAGTACGACGGACGGCCCGGGGCCGGGTTGACCGCGGCCGCCGGGCTCGGCGCGGCGCTGGCGACCCGCCGCGTCACCGACGGCGAACCCGGTTCGATCCTCGTCGCCGGCTGTCCCCGCGACGGGATTCCCGCGCTCACCGCGGCCGGCGTGTTCGACGACGTCGACGCTGCGCTGCTCTTCCGTCCCGGTGCCCACTCGTGGTCGTGGGCTCCGCTCGCCGCCCGGGCCGAGGTGCGGATCACCGTGCACGGCCGCGCCGAGCACCCACCGGCCGACGCGGTGGCCGGGCTCGTGCAGGTCTTCACCGCGGTCGCGGCCCTGCAGGCGCGGCTGCCGGCCGGCTCGCGCGCGCAGGGGATCATCACGCGCGGCGGCGAGTCCACCGAGTCGGTGCCCGCCCTCGCGCAAGCGCGGTTCGGCCTGTCCGCCCCCACGACCGCGGCGCTGGCGAAACTCCTCGCCGACGTGACCGCCTGCGCCGAGGGCGCCGCGATCGCCACCGGCACCAAGGCCGACATCGAGCACCTCGGCCCCGGCAGCTCGCACTTCCGCGACAACCCCGTGCTGTCGAACCGCTTCGCGGCACACCTGGCCGCCCGCGGCATCCTCACGACCCCGCCCGACCTCGGCACCGCGCGCGGCTTGTCCGGCATCGGCGACGTGAGCCTCAAGGTGCCCGCCATCCACCCGCTCGTCGCGATCGCCGACCCCGCCCACGCCGGGAACTCGCGCGGGTTCGCCGCGGCGACGGCCTCACCCCGCGCCCGGGCCGTGCTGCACGCGGCGGCCGCCGCGCTGGGCCGCACGGCCGTCGACCTGCTCGCCCACCCCGCGC
- a CDS encoding Lrp/AsnC family transcriptional regulator, whose amino-acid sequence MAGVDEIDLRLVEFLRQDGRRSYADMAAEVGLSLPAVKRRVDRLQATGVITGFTAKIDYTKLGWNIEAFTELRYTGRTRPPDMERLARDLPEVQAVYPVAGDPDALCHIRARDVTHLREVIDAIRVSGGVVGTKTFITLGSATGPA is encoded by the coding sequence ATGGCCGGAGTCGACGAGATAGACCTGCGGCTCGTTGAGTTCCTGCGCCAGGACGGTAGACGCTCCTACGCCGACATGGCCGCGGAGGTCGGGTTGTCGCTGCCCGCGGTCAAACGCCGCGTCGACCGGCTCCAGGCGACGGGCGTGATCACGGGCTTCACCGCGAAGATCGATTACACCAAACTGGGCTGGAACATCGAAGCGTTCACCGAGCTGCGCTACACCGGCCGCACCCGCCCGCCCGACATGGAGCGCCTCGCCCGCGACCTGCCGGAGGTCCAGGCCGTCTACCCCGTCGCCGGCGACCCCGACGCGCTCTGCCACATCCGTGCCCGGGACGTCACGCACCTTCGTGAGGTCATCGACGCCATCCGGGTCTCCGGCGGGGTGGTGGGCACGAAGACGTTCATCACGCTCGGAAGTGCGACCGGGCCGGCTTGA
- a CDS encoding Mur ligase domain-containing protein: MSGLAEILLRHGVPVSGSELGDRPAPAKLAELGAAIHRRHSPGNLWNADTVVRSTAIPAGHVELIAAGDRGLPVLCRSEALAAVLAGRRTIAVAGTHGKTTTTAMVTVALRAGGADPSYVIDGDVRTLGSGALGSGEHFVVEADESDRSFFAYAPEVAVVRR, encoded by the coding sequence ATGTCGGGCCTGGCGGAGATCCTGCTGCGCCACGGCGTGCCGGTGAGCGGCAGCGAACTCGGCGACCGGCCGGCGCCGGCGAAACTGGCCGAGCTCGGTGCGGCGATCCACCGCCGGCACTCGCCGGGCAACCTGTGGAACGCCGACACGGTCGTCCGCTCCACCGCGATCCCGGCCGGCCACGTCGAGCTGATCGCGGCCGGCGACCGGGGCCTGCCCGTGCTGTGCCGGTCCGAAGCCCTGGCGGCCGTGCTGGCCGGCCGGCGCACGATCGCCGTCGCGGGGACACACGGCAAGACCACCACGACCGCGATGGTCACCGTCGCGCTGCGGGCCGGCGGCGCCGACCCGTCGTACGTGATCGACGGCGACGTTCGCACGCTCGGATCCGGCGCGCTCGGTTCGGGTGAGCACTTCGTGGTCGAGGCCGACGAGAGCGACCGCTCGTTCTTCGCGTACGCGCCCGAGGTCGCCGTGGTCAGACGCTGA
- a CDS encoding dihydrodipicolinate synthase family protein, whose translation MKSLDLRGLVPACVTPFTENGDVDHEALAVHGYWLAGLPGVKGIVCNGHAGEGASMTEAERADVVKTLVGAVEGKQPIITGVISDGSRVAGEEARRYGEAGAAALLLYPAHSWLRFGFQPGAAADRYRIVGEISGLPQILFQYPDVTKASYNLTEQLKIAELDSVFAIKNGVRNMRRWDTEVPVLRSEFPDLQILTCHDEYLLHTMFDVDGALVGYGALAPEGMWELLQAGKRRDYPAARAVHDRLLPLTKAVYHRGSHMEGSVALKMGLVQRGVIPNAYVRSPLLPLAPEADDEIAAALAHAGLGKVL comes from the coding sequence ATGAAGTCTCTTGATCTGCGCGGCCTCGTCCCGGCGTGCGTCACCCCGTTCACCGAGAACGGCGACGTCGACCACGAAGCCCTGGCGGTGCACGGCTACTGGCTCGCCGGCCTGCCCGGCGTGAAGGGGATCGTGTGCAACGGGCACGCCGGCGAAGGCGCGAGCATGACCGAAGCCGAGCGAGCCGACGTCGTGAAAACCCTGGTCGGGGCCGTCGAGGGCAAACAGCCGATCATCACCGGCGTGATCAGCGACGGCAGCCGCGTCGCGGGCGAGGAAGCCAGGCGCTACGGCGAGGCCGGCGCGGCCGCGTTGCTGCTCTACCCCGCGCACAGCTGGCTGCGCTTCGGTTTCCAGCCGGGCGCCGCCGCCGACCGCTACCGCATCGTGGGCGAGATCTCCGGCCTGCCGCAGATCCTGTTCCAGTACCCGGACGTGACGAAGGCCAGCTACAACCTCACCGAACAGCTCAAGATCGCCGAGCTCGATTCCGTGTTCGCGATCAAGAACGGCGTGCGCAACATGCGCCGCTGGGACACCGAGGTCCCCGTGCTGCGCAGCGAGTTCCCGGACCTGCAGATCCTGACCTGCCACGACGAGTATCTGCTGCACACGATGTTCGACGTCGACGGCGCGCTGGTCGGCTACGGCGCACTCGCGCCGGAGGGCATGTGGGAGCTGCTGCAGGCCGGCAAGCGCCGCGACTACCCGGCCGCGCGCGCGGTGCACGACCGCCTGCTGCCCCTCACCAAGGCCGTGTACCACCGCGGATCGCACATGGAAGGCAGCGTCGCGCTGAAGATGGGCCTGGTGCAGCGCGGCGTCATCCCCAACGCCTACGTGCGCTCGCCGCTGCTGCCGCTGGCCCCGGAGGCCGACGACGAGATCGCCGCCGCCCTCGCCCACGCCGGGCTCGGCAAGGTGCTCTGA
- a CDS encoding MFS transporter — MFAFLGSLFDGAEINLVGYPLTYLSGSLHVSTVALVSVATFQGFASIAGGFLFGWLGDTLGRRRTYAVSVLAFGVAAVLGGLAPNYGTFLITRLLAGLGMGGLFGLSFSMFTECWKTTRRGTMGGLIQSMYFLGEIVTVGVLYLCLTLFGTDLGWRTGYVVIGAVSVVIGLAAVKLLPESRHWLEYQRQLREGTVPPELRRTRVPVVDVFRSKVLYGSVIFMVLSTAMFLTTNSVGVYLSTYLLKVQHLPLGTASGIVLIGYVFTIAAYSATGVLSDAVRRKYAFLAACVFGVAGFAWFLWQVLAGSDHVTTSFWGDTTFWALMWAAAACGGFGVLGVWMSEYYPTRIRSTGANSSYYVGRGLGAGVYPLFALTIAGGIPLALALGIIGPLAGIVFSAIAPDRTGRDIVALE, encoded by the coding sequence GTGTTCGCGTTCCTCGGCTCGCTGTTCGACGGCGCCGAGATCAACCTCGTCGGCTATCCGCTCACCTACCTGTCCGGTTCGCTGCACGTGTCCACGGTGGCGCTGGTCAGCGTCGCGACGTTCCAGGGCTTCGCGTCGATCGCCGGCGGATTCCTGTTCGGGTGGCTCGGCGACACGCTGGGACGCCGCCGTACGTACGCGGTGTCCGTGCTCGCGTTCGGCGTCGCCGCGGTGCTCGGCGGGCTCGCGCCGAACTACGGGACGTTCCTGATCACCCGGCTGCTCGCCGGGCTCGGCATGGGCGGCCTGTTCGGACTGTCCTTCTCGATGTTCACCGAGTGCTGGAAGACGACCCGCCGCGGGACGATGGGCGGGCTGATCCAGTCGATGTACTTCCTCGGCGAGATCGTCACGGTCGGCGTGCTCTACCTGTGCCTCACGTTGTTCGGCACCGACCTCGGGTGGCGCACCGGGTACGTCGTGATCGGCGCGGTGAGCGTGGTGATCGGGCTCGCGGCGGTCAAGCTCCTACCGGAGTCACGCCACTGGCTCGAGTACCAGCGACAGCTGCGCGAGGGCACCGTGCCGCCGGAGCTGCGCCGCACGCGCGTGCCGGTCGTGGACGTCTTCCGCTCGAAGGTGCTCTACGGCAGCGTGATCTTCATGGTGCTGTCCACGGCCATGTTCCTCACGACGAACTCGGTCGGCGTGTACCTGTCGACCTACCTGCTGAAGGTGCAGCACCTGCCGCTGGGCACGGCGAGCGGGATCGTGCTGATCGGCTACGTGTTCACCATCGCCGCCTACTCCGCGACCGGGGTGCTGTCCGATGCGGTGCGGCGCAAGTACGCGTTCCTGGCCGCATGCGTGTTCGGGGTCGCCGGGTTCGCGTGGTTCCTGTGGCAGGTGCTGGCCGGCAGCGACCACGTGACCACGTCGTTCTGGGGCGACACCACGTTCTGGGCGCTCATGTGGGCGGCCGCGGCCTGCGGTGGCTTCGGCGTGCTGGGCGTGTGGATGTCGGAGTACTACCCCACGCGCATCCGGTCGACGGGGGCGAACAGCAGCTACTACGTCGGCCGCGGATTGGGTGCGGGCGTGTATCCGCTGTTCGCACTGACGATCGCGGGCGGGATTCCGCTGGCCCTGGCACTGGGCATCATCGGACCGTTGGCGGGAATCGTTTTTTCGGCGATCGCACCCGACCGGACGGGCCGCGATATCGTCGCGCTGGAATGA
- a CDS encoding SDR family oxidoreductase codes for MSVSPGPVRTPTLADFRASMGADSIDRAGALAGRHAEPGEVAAEVRFLNPAASWVNGVDLPVEGGLTAARAHLPSAERTTG; via the coding sequence GTGAGCGTGAGCCCCGGGCCCGTGCGCACGCCGACCCTGGCCGACTTCCGCGCGTCGATGGGCGCCGACTCGATCGACCGAGCGGGCGCGCTGGCCGGACGGCACGCCGAACCCGGCGAGGTCGCCGCGGAGGTACGGTTCCTCAACCCGGCGGCCTCGTGGGTCAACGGCGTCGACCTGCCGGTCGAAGGCGGTCTCACCGCCGCTCGCGCGCACCTGCCCAGCGCGGAAAGGACCACCGGGTGA
- a CDS encoding N-acetyltransferase, protein MAEIRELTADDWRDWRALRLVALEESPHAFGARLAEWQGEGDTELRWRQRLTDWPFNVLASVDGRDAGMASGTLPDQHGVVDLHSMYVASFARGHGVGDALIEAVLGWASRHDARSVRLQVFEDNTAAIALYRRKGFLDAGTVRYARLALKMERGLRRPSRSA, encoded by the coding sequence ATGGCGGAGATCCGGGAGCTGACAGCGGACGACTGGCGCGACTGGCGGGCGCTGCGGCTCGTCGCGCTGGAGGAATCTCCGCATGCGTTCGGCGCGCGCCTGGCCGAGTGGCAGGGCGAGGGTGACACCGAGCTGCGCTGGCGGCAGCGGCTCACCGACTGGCCGTTCAACGTGCTGGCTTCGGTCGACGGCCGCGATGCCGGCATGGCCAGCGGCACCCTCCCCGACCAGCACGGTGTGGTGGACCTTCACTCGATGTACGTGGCGTCGTTCGCCCGCGGCCACGGCGTCGGCGACGCGCTGATCGAGGCCGTGCTGGGATGGGCTTCACGCCACGATGCGAGGTCCGTGCGGCTGCAGGTGTTCGAGGACAACACCGCGGCCATCGCGCTCTACCGGCGGAAGGGTTTCCTCGACGCGGGCACGGTCCGCTACGCGCGGCTCGCGCTGAAGATGGAGCGGGGGCTCAGGCGCCCGTCACGTTCAGCATGA
- a CDS encoding phosphatase PAP2 family protein, which translates to MNNRVLSIAWRLVAAVVLAVATGVTYLVLVRTEAGQEADQRILETFDPSFTRASGEVPLPLEVPVPVLFTIALALVAVIGLVRRAYLRTVAAVGLMAVTAGAAQLLKAALDRPNLAERIHSTSNSFPSGHVSVAALSVFALLLVVPRPARFAVAPLGLAWIVAVGVSTLTVGWHRPSDCLGGFLLAATGYALASACVVARPQHPADAIAVVFGVPATQPMPYVDRRQFSAPR; encoded by the coding sequence GTGAACAACCGTGTGCTCAGCATCGCCTGGCGGCTGGTGGCCGCCGTCGTCCTCGCCGTCGCGACGGGGGTGACGTACCTCGTGCTGGTCCGCACCGAAGCGGGCCAAGAGGCCGACCAGCGGATCCTCGAGACGTTCGATCCCTCGTTCACCCGCGCGTCCGGGGAGGTGCCGCTGCCGCTGGAGGTGCCGGTGCCCGTGCTGTTCACGATCGCGCTCGCGCTCGTCGCGGTCATCGGCCTGGTGCGGCGCGCGTACTTGCGCACGGTGGCGGCGGTCGGGCTCATGGCGGTGACGGCGGGGGCCGCGCAGCTGCTCAAGGCCGCTCTCGACCGGCCGAACCTCGCCGAGCGTATCCACTCCACCAGCAACAGCTTCCCGAGCGGCCACGTTTCGGTGGCCGCGCTGAGCGTGTTCGCACTGCTGCTGGTCGTGCCGCGGCCCGCGCGGTTCGCGGTGGCGCCGCTGGGGCTGGCCTGGATCGTCGCGGTCGGGGTTTCGACGCTCACCGTCGGCTGGCACCGCCCGAGCGACTGCCTCGGCGGGTTCCTCCTCGCGGCGACCGGGTACGCGCTGGCGTCGGCCTGCGTCGTGGCTCGCCCGCAGCACCCGGCCGACGCGATTGCCGTCGTCTTCGGCGTGCCTGCCACCCAGCCGATGCCGTACGTCGACCGCCGCCAGTTCTCCGCACCGCGCTGA
- a CDS encoding indolepyruvate ferredoxin oxidoreductase family protein, translating to MLTEPVSLDDKYVADHGRALISGVQALVRLTLEQRRLDEARGLDTRVFVSGYQGSPLGGLDQELARAKRFLDPAGVVFKPGVNEELAATAVAGTQLLGNVPGRRHAGVTGFWYGKNPGLDRAADAIRHGTLAGTASLGGAVAWIGDDPACKSSTVPSSCEPMAQSLAMPLLAPGSVAEIVEFGLHAVAMSRASGLWTGLKIVADIADASATIDMAALRHGIPLPPETIRPTGRALVGAPALDAEHDMFTRRLDLARAYARTTGLNRVTFTARAAKLGVLASGTGYAVVQRALQDLGLDEAAMEAAGLRLIRLAMPYPVDADALAELTEGLTEVLVVEDKVPFLEGHLKEALYRRPGAPNIVGRHDETGRPLLTARGQLGAEDVARALVERVEAVVGPDRLPRTATVHLDAITPPRPARIALPTATAPRTPFFCSGCPHNVSTRTGDDTLVGVGIGCHAMVAIDGAGRGNTIGLTQMGGEGAQWLGLAPFTDDRHFVQNLGDGTFHHSGSLAIRAAVAGGVTMTYKLLYNDAVAMTGGQRAEGRLDVPAITRLLAVEGVRRIVITTESPADYRGIALDPIASVRHRDDFASVEAELAGVEGVTVLIHDDRCAAEERRLRKRGQLPSPAERVVVNERVCEGCGDCGDVSTCLSVRPVETEFGQKTRIHQSSCNSDFTCLKGDCPSFLLVTPGPKPRRAVPELPVALAEPASRLSEVDTVLMRMPGIGGTGVVTISAVLQMAAHLDGRFAAGLEQTGLAQKGGPVVSDVRISKTPVAGSLRASRGTADVLVGFDLLGAADAANLATARAGHTVAVINTSLVPTAAMVTHRVVLPGSPDDALERIGGATRDVFSVDATELAEALFGDHMPANMLLIGAAYQHGAVPISADAIEAAIRLNGTAVEKTLAAFRWGRAAVLDPAAVRAAALPPALAPVPVDAVAAALSAGDLETVLAPRVADLIGFQDEALARRYAAEVRSLAAAAADRTDADTGARIAAAYARGLHKLLAYKDEYEVARLHLDPAEQARREAEFGPDADVAVLLHPPVLRALGVKRKIRLRGRTADVAFRALRGARRLRGTRADVFGYAAVRRVERALPGEYQHLVERGLAHLSPKTAEAFVELAALPDVVRGYEDIKLANVEKFRTRAAELLATITS from the coding sequence GTGCTCACCGAACCGGTTTCGCTGGACGACAAGTACGTCGCCGATCACGGGCGGGCGCTGATCTCGGGGGTGCAGGCGCTCGTGCGGCTCACCCTGGAGCAGCGCCGCCTCGACGAGGCCCGCGGCCTCGACACGCGCGTGTTCGTCTCGGGTTACCAGGGTTCCCCGCTCGGCGGGCTCGACCAAGAGCTCGCCCGCGCGAAGCGGTTCCTCGACCCGGCCGGTGTCGTGTTCAAGCCGGGTGTGAACGAGGAGCTCGCCGCTACCGCGGTCGCCGGCACGCAGCTGCTCGGCAACGTCCCCGGCCGGCGCCACGCGGGCGTCACCGGCTTCTGGTACGGCAAGAACCCCGGCCTCGACCGCGCCGCCGACGCCATCCGCCACGGCACCCTCGCCGGCACCGCGTCGCTCGGCGGCGCCGTGGCGTGGATCGGCGACGACCCGGCGTGCAAGTCCTCGACCGTGCCCAGCTCGTGCGAGCCGATGGCGCAGAGCCTCGCCATGCCGCTGCTCGCACCCGGCAGCGTCGCCGAGATCGTCGAGTTCGGCCTGCACGCGGTGGCGATGTCGCGCGCGAGCGGGCTGTGGACGGGCTTGAAGATCGTCGCGGACATCGCCGACGCGTCCGCCACCATCGACATGGCCGCGCTGCGCCACGGCATCCCGCTGCCGCCCGAGACCATCCGGCCCACGGGCCGTGCGCTCGTCGGCGCTCCCGCGCTCGACGCCGAGCACGACATGTTCACCCGCCGTCTCGACCTCGCCCGCGCGTATGCCCGCACCACGGGTCTGAACCGGGTCACCTTCACCGCCCGCGCGGCCAAACTCGGCGTGCTCGCGTCGGGCACCGGCTACGCCGTGGTGCAGCGCGCGCTGCAGGACCTCGGGCTCGACGAAGCCGCGATGGAGGCCGCCGGTCTGCGGCTCATCCGCCTGGCCATGCCGTACCCCGTGGACGCGGACGCGCTCGCCGAGCTCACCGAGGGCCTCACCGAGGTGCTCGTGGTCGAGGACAAGGTGCCATTCCTCGAAGGCCACCTCAAGGAGGCGCTCTACCGCCGCCCGGGCGCGCCGAACATCGTCGGCCGCCACGACGAGACCGGCCGGCCGCTCCTCACCGCCCGTGGCCAGCTCGGTGCCGAGGACGTCGCCCGCGCACTGGTCGAGCGCGTCGAAGCGGTGGTGGGCCCGGACCGGCTGCCGCGGACCGCGACCGTGCACCTCGACGCGATCACGCCGCCGCGGCCCGCGCGCATCGCGCTGCCGACGGCGACCGCGCCGCGCACGCCGTTCTTCTGCTCGGGCTGCCCGCACAACGTCTCCACGCGCACCGGCGACGACACGCTCGTCGGCGTCGGTATCGGCTGCCACGCGATGGTCGCGATCGACGGCGCCGGGCGCGGCAACACCATCGGACTCACGCAGATGGGCGGCGAGGGCGCGCAGTGGCTCGGTCTCGCCCCGTTCACCGACGACCGGCACTTCGTGCAGAACCTCGGCGACGGCACCTTCCACCACTCCGGTTCGCTCGCCATCCGCGCGGCCGTCGCCGGTGGCGTGACCATGACGTACAAGCTGCTCTACAACGACGCCGTGGCGATGACCGGCGGCCAGCGAGCCGAGGGCCGGCTGGACGTCCCGGCCATCACGCGCCTGCTGGCCGTGGAGGGCGTGCGGCGGATCGTGATCACGACCGAGAGCCCCGCCGACTACCGCGGCATCGCGCTCGACCCGATCGCGTCCGTACGTCACCGCGACGACTTCGCTTCCGTGGAGGCCGAGCTCGCGGGCGTCGAGGGCGTCACGGTGCTGATCCACGACGACCGGTGCGCGGCCGAGGAACGCCGCCTGCGCAAGCGCGGGCAGTTGCCCTCGCCCGCCGAGCGCGTCGTCGTCAACGAGCGCGTGTGCGAGGGCTGCGGCGACTGCGGTGACGTGTCGACGTGTCTTTCGGTGCGCCCGGTCGAGACGGAGTTCGGCCAGAAGACGCGCATCCACCAGTCGTCGTGCAACAGCGATTTCACGTGCCTGAAGGGCGACTGCCCGTCGTTCCTGCTCGTGACGCCCGGGCCGAAGCCACGCCGTGCGGTGCCGGAACTGCCGGTGGCGCTGGCGGAACCGGCGTCCCGGCTGTCCGAAGTGGACACCGTGCTGATGCGGATGCCCGGCATCGGCGGCACCGGCGTGGTCACCATCTCGGCCGTGCTGCAGATGGCCGCTCACCTCGACGGCCGCTTCGCCGCCGGGCTCGAGCAGACCGGGCTGGCGCAGAAGGGCGGCCCGGTGGTGTCCGACGTCCGGATCTCCAAGACGCCGGTCGCCGGGTCGCTGCGGGCCTCGCGCGGCACCGCGGACGTGCTGGTGGGTTTCGACCTGCTCGGCGCGGCCGACGCGGCGAACCTCGCCACCGCGCGCGCCGGCCACACCGTCGCGGTGATCAACACGTCTCTCGTGCCGACGGCGGCGATGGTCACCCACCGGGTCGTGCTGCCCGGGTCACCGGACGACGCGCTCGAGCGCATCGGCGGCGCCACCCGCGACGTGTTCTCCGTGGACGCTACCGAACTGGCCGAGGCGTTGTTCGGCGACCACATGCCGGCCAACATGCTGCTCATCGGAGCCGCCTACCAGCACGGCGCCGTCCCGATCTCGGCTGACGCCATCGAAGCGGCGATCCGCCTCAACGGCACCGCGGTGGAGAAGACGCTGGCCGCGTTCCGCTGGGGCCGCGCCGCGGTGCTCGACCCGGCCGCGGTCCGCGCGGCGGCTCTCCCGCCGGCCTTGGCGCCCGTGCCGGTCGACGCCGTCGCCGCGGCTCTCTCGGCCGGTGACCTGGAAACGGTGCTGGCCCCCCGCGTCGCCGACCTGATCGGCTTCCAGGACGAAGCCCTCGCCCGCCGTTACGCCGCCGAGGTGCGCTCGCTGGCCGCTGCCGCCGCCGACCGCACCGACGCGGACACCGGCGCCCGCATCGCCGCCGCATACGCCCGCGGCTTGCACAAACTGCTGGCCTACAAGGACGAGTACGAGGTCGCCCGCCTGCACCTCGACCCGGCCGAACAGGCCCGCCGCGAAGCCGAATTCGGTCCCGACGCGGACGTCGCCGTGCTGCTGCACCCGCCCGTGCTGCGTGCCCTGGGCGTGAAGCGCAAGATCCGCCTGCGCGGCCGCACCGCGGACGTCGCCTTCCGGGCGCTCCGCGGCGCCCGCCGGCTCCGCGGCACTCGCGCCGACGTGTTCGGCTACGCCGCGGTGCGCCGCGTCGAGCGCGCGTTGCCGGGGGAGTACCAGCACCTGGTCGAGCGCGGACTGGCCCACCTGTCGCCGAAGACCGCCGAGGCGTTCGTGGAGCTGGCCGCGTTGCCCGACGTGGTGCGCGGCTACGAGGACATCAAGCTGGCCAACGTGGAGAAGTTCCGCACCCGCGCCGCCGAGCTGTTGGCGACGATCACCTCCTGA